A genome region from Coffea arabica cultivar ET-39 chromosome 7e, Coffea Arabica ET-39 HiFi, whole genome shotgun sequence includes the following:
- the LOC140011144 gene encoding binding partner of ACD11 1-like, protein MQLVGHIVEVTGLSPKVTEKEVHEFFSCCGEILHIEFFRHGEYTCTAYVTFKDAYAVETAILLSGASIGNQCVSISRLETHVDESFPQNNHSWKVDDGSSAREDNHADQFVYTPGEAVTAAQEVVTSMIAKGYILSKDALAKAKAFDESYQVSSTAAAKVVELSNRIGLTDKINSGVETVKSVDKKYHVSETTMTAASYTGRTAVAAANAVVSSSYFATGALWVSSVLDRAAKAAADLANRGVRK, encoded by the exons ATGCAGCTGGTTGGTCATATTGTAGAAGTTACTGGCCTTTCTCCCAAAGTAACAGAGAAGGAAGTTCATGAATTTTTCTCTTGCTGTGGTGAAATCCTCCACATAGAATTTTTCAG GCATGGAGAATACACATGTACTGCATATGTGACCTTTAAAGATGCTTATGCAGTGGAGACTGCCATATTGCTCAGT GGAGCTTCTATTGGAAACCAATGCGTGTCAATATCTCGGTTGGAAACACATGTGGATGAATCTTTTCCTCAGAATAATCATTCATGGAAGGTGGATGATGGAAGTAGTGCAAGG GAGGACAACCATGCGGATCAGTTTGTATATACACCTGGAGAAGCTGTAACCGCAGCACAAGAAGTAGTTACATCCATGATAGCAAAGGGTTACATTTTGAGTAAAGATGCCCTTGCAAAAGCCAAAGCTTTTGATGAGTCCTATCAAGTCTCATCTACTGCAGCGGCTAAGGTGGTGGAGCTTAGCAACAGAATTGGGCTGACTGATAAAATTAATTCAGGTGTGGAGACTGTCAAATCTGTAGACAAGAAATACCATGTCTCTGAGACTACGATGACAGCTGCATCATATACTGGAAGAACAGCTGTAGCTGCTGCAAATGCTGTGGTTAGTAGCAGTTACTTTGCCACGGGAGCTCTCTGGGTTTCCAGCGTTCTGGACCGTGCAGCCAAAGCTGCTGCTGATTTGGCTAATAGAGGTGTCAGAAAGTGA
- the LOC140010910 gene encoding transcription factor PRE5-like codes for MSSRRSRQSSGSSRITDDQIIELVSKLQQLLPEIRTRRSNKASASKVLQDTCNYIRSLHKEVDDLSDRLSQLLSTIDADSPEAAIIRSLLAES; via the exons ATGTCTAGCAGAAGGTCAAGGCAATCATCGGGTTCTTCAAGGATCACGGATGATCAGATAATTGAGCTTGTCTCCAAGTTACAACAACTTCTTCCCGAGATTCGTACCAGGCGCTCGAACAAG GCATCGGCGTCTAAGGTTCTCCAGGATACTTGCAACTACATTCGAAGCTTGCACAAAGAGGTGGATGACCTCAGTGACCGTCTCTCTCAGCTGCTGTCGACAATTGATGCTGATAGCCCAGAGGCTGCCATCATTAGGAGCTTATTAGCTGAATCTTGA
- the LOC113698553 gene encoding ABC transporter B family member 19, with product MAENSEAIAAMPEAEKKKEQSLPFYQLFSFADKYDWLLMITGSLGAVVHGSSMPVFFLLFGEMVNGFGKNQTDLHKMIHEVAKYALYFIYLGLIVCFSSYAEIACWMHSGERQAGALRRKYLEAVLKQDVGFFDTDARTGDIVFSVSTDTLLVQDAISEKVGNFIHYLSTFLAGLVVGFVSAWRLALLSVAVIPGIAFAGGLYAYTLTGLTSKSRESYANAGIIAEQAIAQVRTVYSYVGESKALNSYSDAIQNTLKLGYKAGMAKGLGLGCTYGIACMSWALVFWYAGVFIRNGQTDGGKAFTAIFSAIVGGMSLGQSFSNLGAFSKGKAAGYKLMEIMKQKPTILQDPSDGKCLAEVNGNIEFKNVTFSYPSRPDVMIFRDFSIFFPAGKTVAVVGGSGSGKSTVVSLIERFYDPNQGQILLDNVDIKTLQLRWLRDQIGLVNQEPALFATTILENILYGKPEATMAEVEAAATAANAHSFITLLPNGYNTQVGERGIQLSGGQKQRIAIARAMLKNPKILLLDEATSALDAGSESIVQEALDRLMVGRTTVVVAHRLSTIRNVDSIAVIQQGQVVETGTHEELVAKAGAYGSLIRFQEMVGNRDFSNPSTRRSRSTRLSHSLSTKSLSLRSGSLRNLSYQYSTGADGRIEMVSNAETDRKNPAPHGYFCRLLKLNAPEWPYSIMGAVGSILSGFIGPTFAIVMGNMIEVFYYRNPASMERKTKEYVFIYIGAGLYAVVAYLIQHYFFSIMGENLTTRVRRMMLAAILRNEVGWFDEEEHNSNLLAARLATDAADVKSAIAERISVILQNMTSLLTSFMVAFIVEWRVSLLILATFPLLVLANFAQQLSLKGFAGDTAKAHAKTSMIAGEGVSNIRTVAAFNAQEKIISLFSQELRVPQLRSLKRSQISGLLFGLSQLALFASEALILWYGSHLVGKGVSTFSKVIKVFVVLVITANSVAETVSLAPEIIRGGEAVGSVFMILDRSTRIDPDDPDAEPVESIRGEIELRHVDFAYPSRPDVNVFKDLNLRIRAGQSQALVGASGSGKSSVIALIERFYDPTFGKVMIDGKDIKRLNLKSLRLKIGLVQQEPALFAASIFDNIAYGKDGATESEVIEAARAANMHAFVSGLPEGYKTPVGERGVQLSGGQKQRIAIARAVLKDPTILLLDEATSALDAESECVLQEALERLMRGRTTVLVAHRLSTIRGVDSIGVVQDGRIVEQGSHGELISRPDGAYSRLLQLQHNHN from the exons ATGGCTGAGAATAGTGAAGCGATAGCGGCAATGCCTGAGGCGGAGAAGAAGAAGGAGCAGAGTCTACCATTCTATCAGCTGTTCTCCTTCGCAGACAAGTATGATTGGCTTTTGATGATCACTGGGAGCCTCGGAGCCGTTGTACACGGCTCCTCCATGCCGGTTTTCTTCCTGTTGTTCGGCGAGATGGTCAATGGTTTCGGCAAAAACCAAACTGATTTACATAAAATGATCCATGAAGTCGCCAAG TACGCTCTCTACTTCATCTACCTTGGATTGATTGTGTGCTTTTCATCCTACGCCG AGATTGCTTGCTGGATGCATAGTGGGGAGAGGCAAGCTGGAGCATTAAGGAGGAAGTATTTGGAGGCGGTGTTGAAACAGGACGTTGGATTTTTCGATACAGATGCTAGGACTGGAGATATTGTTTTCAGCGTCTCAACGGATACCCTTCTTGTCCAAGATGCCATCAGTGagaag GTGGGAAATTTCATCCATTATCTTTCCACATTTTTGGCTGGTTTGGTGGTTGGTTTTGTGTCAGCATGGAGGCTAGCTCTGCTGAGTGTGGCTGTGATCCCCGGAATTGCTTTTGCTGGGGGTTTGTATGCATACACGCTCACAGGTCTAACATCCAAGAGTCGCGAATCTTATGCCAATGCCGGTATAATTGCAGAACAG GCCATTGCACAAGTTAGGACGGTTTACTCATATGTTGGCGAGAGTAAGGCTCTCAATTCTTATTCAGATGCAATACAGAATACTTTGAAACTCGGGTACAAGGCAGGAATGGCCAAAGGCCTTGGATTGGGATGCACCTATGGAATAGCATGCATGTCATGGGCCCTGGTGTTTTGGTATGCTGGTGTTTTTATCAGGAATGGACAGACTGATGGGGGAAAGGCATTCACTGCTATTTTTTCTGCTATTGTTGGGGGAAT GAGTTTGGGTCAGTCGTTTTCCAACCTAGGGGCATTCAGCAAAGGTAAAGCAGCTGGATACAAATTAATGGAGATTATGAAACAAAAACCAACAATATTGCAAGATCCTTCTGATGGGAAGTGCTTGGCTGAGGTCAACGGGAATATTGAATTCAAAAATGTAACCTTTAGCTATCCATCAAGACCTGATGTCATGATTTTCAGAGATTTCTCTATTTTCTTCCCTGCTGGAAAGACGGTGGCTGTTGTCGGTGGTAGTGGTTCAGGAAAGAGCACTGTAGTCTCCCTGATAGAAAGGTTCTACGATCCTAATCAGG GACAAATTTTGCTGGACAATGTGGATATAAAGACGCTGCAATTGAGATGGTTGCGGGATCAAATTGGTTTGGTGAACCAAGAACCTGCACTCTTTGCTACCACCATACTTGAAAACATTCTCTATGGAAAGCCTGAAGCAACAATGGCTGAGGTGGAGGCTGCTGCAACTGCTGCAAATGCTCATAGCTTTATTACCTTGCTTCCTAATGGGTACAACACTCAG GTGGGAGAGCGTGGCATCCAACTTTCTGGTGGTCAAAAGCAGAGAATAGCAATTGCCAGAGCTATGTTGAAGAACCCCAAGATCCTGCTGCTTGATGAAGCAACAAGTGCCCTGGACGCGGGTTCAGAGAGCATTGTTCAGGAAGCTTTGGACCGTCTCATGGTTGGAAGGACGACTGTTGTCGTTGCCCATCGCCTCTCCACCATAAGAAATGTTGATTCTATTGCAGTTATACAGCAAGGCCAGGTTGTAGAAACTGGAACACATGAAGAACTAGTTGCCAAAGCTGGGGCATATGGTTCATTAATTAGGTTCCAGGAAATGGTGGGCAACAGAGACTTTTCGAATCCATCAACCCGTCGGTCTCGCTCCACCAGGTTAAGCCACTCGTTGTCAACAAAGTCGTTAAGCCTCCGCTCTGGCAGTTTGAGGAATTTGAGCTATCAGTACAGCACTGGGGCTGACGGTCGAATAGAGATGGTATCAAATGCTGAAACAGATAGGAAAAATCCAGCACCACACGGGTACTTCTGCAGGCTTCTTAAGCTGAATGCTCCTGAATGGCCTTATTCAATAATGGGGGCTGTAGGATCCATTCTGTCAGGATTCATTGGTCCAACATTTGCCATTGTGATGGGCAATATGATTGAGGTTTTCTACTACAGAAATCCTGCTAGCATGGAAAGGAAAACGAAGGAGTATGTTTTCATTTACATTGGAGCTGGTCTTTATGCTGTTGTTGCATATTTGATACAGCATTACTTCTTCAGTATCATGGGGGAGAACCTCACTACAAGAGTGCGGAGGATGATGCTTGCAG CAATCTTGAGGAATGAAGTTGGATGGTTCGATGAGGAGGAACATAATTCAAACCTATTGGCAGCCCGCTTAGCCACCGATGCAGCAGATGTAAAATCCGCCATTGCTGAGAGGATTTCGGTGATCCTGCAGAATATGACGTCACTGCTCACGTCGTTTATGGTTGCCTTCATAGTGGAATGGAGGGTCTCACTGCTTATCCTGGCCACCTTCCCACTTCTGGTCCTTGCCAACTTTGCTCAG CAACTATCACTCAAAGGATTTGCTGGAGACACTGCAAAAGCACATGCTAAGACCAGTATGATTGCCGGTGAAGGAGTAAGCAACATTCGAACTGTTGCGGCATTCAATGCTCAAGAGAAGATTATTTCCCTGTTTTCGCAAGAGCTCCGTGTTCCGCAACTCCGTAGCCTAAAACGCAGTCAAATCTCCGGTCTTCTGTTTGGTCTTTCCCAACTTGCTCTTTTTGCATCAGAAGCATTGATCCTGTGGTATGGTTCCCACCTTGTAGGCAAAGGTGTCTCCACCTTCTCGAAGGTCATCAAGGTGTTCGTGGTTTTAGTCATAACAGCAAATTCAGTTGCTGAAACGGTGAGCCTTGCCCCTGAGATAATTCGGGGCGGTGAAGCTGTTGGATCTGTATTTATGATCCTTGACCGCTCAACAAGGATAGACCCTGATGATCCTGATGCTGAACCTGTTGAATCAATCCGTGGTGAGATTGAACTACGGCATGTTGATTTTGCATATCCTTCAAGACCGGACGTCAATGTGTTTAAGGACCTTAACCTCAGGATTCGTGCTGGCCAAAGCCAAGCACTTGTTGGGGCCAGTGGCTCAGGAAAGAGTTCTGTGATAGCATTGATCGAGCGATTTTACGATCCTACCTTTGGGAAGGTAATGATTGATGGGAAAGACATTAAAAGGTTGAACTTGAAATCCTTGAGACTAAAGATTGGGTTGGTACAGCAAGAGCCAGCTCTCTTTGCTGCTAGCATTTTTGATAACATTGCTTATGGTAAAGATGGTGCAACAGAATCAGAAGTAATTGAAGCTGCTCGTGCCGCTAATATGCACGCATTTGTCAGTGGATTACCTGAAGGGTACAAAACCCCAGTAGGTGAAAGAGGAGTTCAACTCTCAGGAGGTCAGAAACAACGGATCGCTATTGCACGGGCTGTTCTAAAGGATCCAACAATACTACTACTGGATGAAGCCACGAGTGCTCTTGATGCCGAGTCAGAATGCGTCCTACAAGAAGCACTGGAAAGGCTAATGAGAGGTCGAACCACTGTCCTGGTGGCACACCGGCTGTCCACCATACGGGGGGTAGATAGCATTGGAGTCGTGCAAGATGGACGCATTGTAGAACAAGGCAGCCACGGCGAGCTAATTAGCCGGCCTGATGGAGCATATTCTAGGCTCTTGCAACTACAGCACAATCATAATTGA